The DNA segment TCCTCTGATTTATGCGTATTCGGGCCTAAATTTGGAGGAAATTTTCTTAAAACGCATAAAAGATCTTTGCGAATTTAAAAATCTTAGTCAAAATAAAGTTTCAAGTTTTTGCTTCGCTTCAAATGCCGTCATCTGCGCCTATAGATCGGGTAAATTTAACGATATTCCGCCACTAGCCGTCTCTCCCAAACACCCTGCTGCCAAGCTAATCCTTTTGGTAAAATCGCAAAACGGAATATGTTTTGACGCCGATACAATGTTTTCTCAGTTTGTTTATGATAAAATAAGCGCCAAACATTTTGATAAAAACGTTTATTTTCAAGATGGGATAATCTTCGCGGAGCAGGACGGTCGCAAGCTTTTTGGCGTCGTGCCGTGCTTTAAGGAGATAACAAAAGAGCGGTTTCATCTTGCTAATCGCGAAATCGCCAGGGGCTTTGAAGCGCTTAGCGGCGGGGAGTTTGACAAGATGTTCATCGTAGCTCCGAGAAATGCGAATTTCTCGCGCTACATCGAGGTTAGATGGGAGTGCGGACGCGGCGAGTCGTTGCGACTGGTGCCCTACACCATAAGTCATCACATTTTTTAAAGGAAAATTTGAAATGATAGGCATCATTTTTGGAAGCAGTATGGGAAATACTGAAGAGGCGGCCGGCTTTTTAGCCGAGAAATTAGGGCTTGAAAACGAGCTTTTAAACGTAGCAAACTGCGACGCGGCCAAGCTAAACGGCTTTGACAAGCTGATACTGGGCGTTTCGACCTGGGGTACGGGCGACTTGCAAGACGACTGGGATGCGTTTGATTTTGGCGGACTAAAGCTTGGCGGCAAGACGGTTGCGATATTTGGCACCGGCGATGCGGAGGGCTACGCGGATAGCTTTTGCGGTGCGATGGGCAAGCTCTACGACGAGGTAGTAAAAGCCGGTGCAAACGTCGTGGGCGCGGTATCTACGGACGGCTACAGCTTCGAAGAATCAGAGGCTGTAAGAGACGGTAAATTTATCGGTCTGCCGCTGGATGCAGATAACGAAAGCGACAAAACCGAGACTAGAATTTTGGCTTGGATAGAGCAAATCAAACCTCATTTCTCTTAAAATTTAATACTTTTAGTCGGGCTTTTCGCCCGATTTTTCTTTTAAATTTTTACTTCATTTCGTATTTAAATTTATGACCCAATTAACTTAAGCGGATTTTTTAGCTACGACTTGCGTTACTACTTGTAAGGCCTCTTATTAATTTTAAGAGATTTTGATATAAGTTTTTCTGTGTAGTTTTAGTATTGTGCCTAAACTCTACTTCGCTATGCTCGTAGCTGCATCTTAAATGCAGTAACGCAGAGCGGAACGCATTCCTTTAGGTGTAGCAAGAAATTCTCTTTTCTTAGCTTTCCCGAGATCGCTACCGTCGTTACACTCGAGAAGATCCTTTTAAATTTAGATAATCTGTGTTTAGCCGTATTCCCGTCTGCTCTACTTTGCTATGCTCGTAGCTTTTTAAGAAGCGGTAGCAACATAAGTCGCAGCCAAAAATTTTCTGTACCGTTTATATGATTTTACCTTTAGCATCTTGTAAAGTAACAAGCATAGCGTAGTTAAAATTTATTCTTTAAGTGTTTTACTCTGCAATGAGCTAAATTTGCGTAATCGACTAATCCGTCATAAGCCTTTGAGTAATCTAAATACTTAGTAGAGCTATCAAGATCGCTCTTGTGCTTAGTCGAGCTTTGCTTGCTACCGATGCGGCGCACTCTTTTTGAAAAACTCCTTTGAAAGTTTTTAGCTTGTCTTAAGACTATTTGAATTTAGCGTTTTAGCCTAAATACGATTTTTGCATAAATTTCGTTTTTTATGTTAGATTTTAAAA comes from the Campylobacter rectus genome and includes:
- the fldA gene encoding flavodoxin FldA, with amino-acid sequence MIGIIFGSSMGNTEEAAGFLAEKLGLENELLNVANCDAAKLNGFDKLILGVSTWGTGDLQDDWDAFDFGGLKLGGKTVAIFGTGDAEGYADSFCGAMGKLYDEVVKAGANVVGAVSTDGYSFEESEAVRDGKFIGLPLDADNESDKTETRILAWIEQIKPHFS